The following proteins are encoded in a genomic region of Maylandia zebra isolate NMK-2024a linkage group LG1, Mzebra_GT3a, whole genome shotgun sequence:
- the LOC112434287 gene encoding uncharacterized protein LOC112434287 isoform X4, translating to MLTGLPEGNYRQEDVTKLVWRYVPDQTVQTLYYKIIVLSLQRRAFVFFNSWDACCDFARDYLKNPVTVGEWTLRIHIVLQDMLPGTSEESMYRSMMKWSTTHVLESESLEDRLLSVEVSEVNVDLVMMIMEVVASIAAFVRFLPLANRICIEMAEPGGLTQAMESKVTKDYLSAWSKAGRIESA from the exons ATGTTGACCGGTTTGCCAGAAGGAAACTACAGACAGGAGGATGTCACCAAGCTGGTGTGGCGTTACGTCCCTGATCAGACTGTTCAGACTCTGTACTACAAAATAATCGTTTTATCACTGCAGAGGAGG gcctttgtgttttttaacagcTGGGATGCGTGCTGCGATTTCGCCAGGGATTACCTTAAAAATCCAGTTACTGTTGGAGAGTGGACGCTCAGAATCCACATTGTTTTACAAGACATGCTTCCTGGTACAAGTGAG GAGAGCATGTATAGAAGCATGATGAAATGGAGCACCACT CATGTTCTGGAGTCGGAGTCTCTGGAGGACCGGCTGCTGAGTGTGGAGGTCTCCGAGGTGAATGTGGACCTTGTCATGATGATCATGGAAGTGGTGGCGTCCATTGCTGCTTTTGTCAGATTCTTGCCGCTTGCCAACAGG ATATGCATTGAGATGGCCGAACCTGGTGGATTAACACAGGCGATGGAGAGCAAAGTCACCAAGGACTATTTATCTGCTTG GAGTAAAGCTGGACGTATTGAGTC AGCCTGA
- the LOC112434287 gene encoding uncharacterized protein LOC112434287 isoform X2 — MCCWPTEPAGDEPPQLATPVSEHIQDEDGPYVKKPPNAFMLYLKEQRPKVIAELNIPGSAAVNAVVGQREAAVAPKNTAKATEAVEPIKGAAVDDSVTAEKISKDQPVAVTHPTFWERIQEQLRPERIRCLKTVKLPNSKLEFYKSLMKRLCYQVTDNGARLIYIRNISPGESRDLREALKKMDCVRNYLPLLNKVFIEFQSLRDADRLGVWYSLLKRATGHKLSRLKIPQCGCTSLQSPISRFYVLHDHVDRFARRKLQTGGCHQAGVALRP; from the exons ATGTGCTGCTGGCCCACAGAACCAG CGGGAGACGAGCCACCACAGCTGGCAACACCTGTCAGTGAACACATTCAGGATGAAGATGGGCCATACGTCAAGAAGCCGCCAAATGCCTTCATGCTCTATCTCAAAGAGCAGAGGCCAAAGGTCATTGCTGAACTCAACATCCCTGGAAGTGCAGCCGTAAATGCAGTGGTGGGACAGAGA gaAGCTGCAGTGGCACCTAAAAATACAGCCAAGGCTACGGAGGCTGTTGAACCAATTAAAGGTGCTGCAGTTGACG ACTCTGTGACTGCAGAGAAGATCTCAAAGGATCAGCCGGTCGCTGTTACCCACCCAACATTTTGGGAGCGGATACAAGAGCAACTGCGTCCAGAAAGAATCC GTTGTCTCAAAACAGTCAAACTTCCCAATTCAAag cttGAGTTTTATAAGTCTCTGATGAAACGGCTATGCTAT CAAGTGACTGACAATGGAGCACGATTAATCTACATCAGGAACATCTCGCCAGGCGAGTCCCGGGATCTCAGAGAAGCTTTGAAAAAAATGGATTGTGTAAGAAACTACCTGCCTCTTCTCAACAAG gtgtttaTCGAATTTCAGTCTCTTCGTGATGCTGATCGCCTTGGCGTTTGGTACAGCCTTCTAAAACGGGCCACCGGCCACAAATTGTCAAGGCTGAAAATACCACAGTGTGGATGTACCTCACTGC AAAGCCCAATCTCAAGGTTCTACGTTCTCCACGATCATGTTGACCGGTTTGCCAGAAGGAAACTACAGACAGGAGGATGTCACCAAGCTGGTGTGGCGTTACGTCCCTGA
- the LOC112434287 gene encoding uncharacterized protein LOC112434287 isoform X1: protein MCCWPTEPAGDEPPQLATPVSEHIQDEDGPYVKKPPNAFMLYLKEQRPKVIAELNIPGSAAVNAVVGQREAAVAPKNTAKATEAVEPIKGAAVDDSVTAEKISKDQPVAVTHPTFWERIQEQLRPERIRCLKTVKLPNSKVEKGNILMTPLEFYKSLMKRLCYQVTDNGARLIYIRNISPGESRDLREALKKMDCVRNYLPLLNKVFIEFQSLRDADRLGVWYSLLKRATGHKLSRLKIPQCGCTSLQSPISRFYVLHDHVDRFARRKLQTGGCHQAGVALRP, encoded by the exons ATGTGCTGCTGGCCCACAGAACCAG CGGGAGACGAGCCACCACAGCTGGCAACACCTGTCAGTGAACACATTCAGGATGAAGATGGGCCATACGTCAAGAAGCCGCCAAATGCCTTCATGCTCTATCTCAAAGAGCAGAGGCCAAAGGTCATTGCTGAACTCAACATCCCTGGAAGTGCAGCCGTAAATGCAGTGGTGGGACAGAGA gaAGCTGCAGTGGCACCTAAAAATACAGCCAAGGCTACGGAGGCTGTTGAACCAATTAAAGGTGCTGCAGTTGACG ACTCTGTGACTGCAGAGAAGATCTCAAAGGATCAGCCGGTCGCTGTTACCCACCCAACATTTTGGGAGCGGATACAAGAGCAACTGCGTCCAGAAAGAATCC GTTGTCTCAAAACAGTCAAACTTCCCAATTCAAag GTTGAGAAGGGCAACATTTTAATGACGCCG cttGAGTTTTATAAGTCTCTGATGAAACGGCTATGCTAT CAAGTGACTGACAATGGAGCACGATTAATCTACATCAGGAACATCTCGCCAGGCGAGTCCCGGGATCTCAGAGAAGCTTTGAAAAAAATGGATTGTGTAAGAAACTACCTGCCTCTTCTCAACAAG gtgtttaTCGAATTTCAGTCTCTTCGTGATGCTGATCGCCTTGGCGTTTGGTACAGCCTTCTAAAACGGGCCACCGGCCACAAATTGTCAAGGCTGAAAATACCACAGTGTGGATGTACCTCACTGC AAAGCCCAATCTCAAGGTTCTACGTTCTCCACGATCATGTTGACCGGTTTGCCAGAAGGAAACTACAGACAGGAGGATGTCACCAAGCTGGTGTGGCGTTACGTCCCTGA
- the LOC112434287 gene encoding uncharacterized protein LOC112434287 isoform X3 — MLYLKEQRPKVIAELNIPGSAAVNAVVGQREAAVAPKNTAKATEAVEPIKGAAVDDSVTAEKISKDQPVAVTHPTFWERIQEQLRPERIRCLKTVKLPNSKVEKGNILMTPLEFYKSLMKRLCYQVTDNGARLIYIRNISPGESRDLREALKKMDCVRNYLPLLNKVFIEFQSLRDADRLGVWYSLLKRATGHKLSRLKIPQCGCTSLQSPISRFYVLHDHVDRFARRKLQTGGCHQAGVALRP, encoded by the exons ATGCTCTATCTCAAAGAGCAGAGGCCAAAGGTCATTGCTGAACTCAACATCCCTGGAAGTGCAGCCGTAAATGCAGTGGTGGGACAGAGA gaAGCTGCAGTGGCACCTAAAAATACAGCCAAGGCTACGGAGGCTGTTGAACCAATTAAAGGTGCTGCAGTTGACG ACTCTGTGACTGCAGAGAAGATCTCAAAGGATCAGCCGGTCGCTGTTACCCACCCAACATTTTGGGAGCGGATACAAGAGCAACTGCGTCCAGAAAGAATCC GTTGTCTCAAAACAGTCAAACTTCCCAATTCAAag GTTGAGAAGGGCAACATTTTAATGACGCCG cttGAGTTTTATAAGTCTCTGATGAAACGGCTATGCTAT CAAGTGACTGACAATGGAGCACGATTAATCTACATCAGGAACATCTCGCCAGGCGAGTCCCGGGATCTCAGAGAAGCTTTGAAAAAAATGGATTGTGTAAGAAACTACCTGCCTCTTCTCAACAAG gtgtttaTCGAATTTCAGTCTCTTCGTGATGCTGATCGCCTTGGCGTTTGGTACAGCCTTCTAAAACGGGCCACCGGCCACAAATTGTCAAGGCTGAAAATACCACAGTGTGGATGTACCTCACTGC AAAGCCCAATCTCAAGGTTCTACGTTCTCCACGATCATGTTGACCGGTTTGCCAGAAGGAAACTACAGACAGGAGGATGTCACCAAGCTGGTGTGGCGTTACGTCCCTGA